A single genomic interval of Rosistilla ulvae harbors:
- a CDS encoding glucosamine-6-phosphate deaminase translates to MDLVIAANSDLMGREAAQIAAADLVAAIKNSGQARLLVATGASQFTVLEHLIQHDEIDWSVVDGFHLDEYEGISPDHPASFCKYLKERFVDRVGLRSFRFLRGDQDIEATVSEAAAAVSAAPIDVAMVGIGENAHLAFNDPPADFETNDPYLIVDLDEACRLQQVGEGWFDSLESVPKRAISMSVNQILKSKRIVCSVPDERKAKAVQGSFEGEICPKTPASILQRHPQTTLLVDEPAASLLSAESKEKARKVQS, encoded by the coding sequence ATGGACCTCGTTATTGCAGCTAATTCTGACTTGATGGGGCGCGAAGCCGCCCAGATCGCCGCTGCGGATCTTGTCGCCGCAATTAAAAATTCGGGCCAAGCGAGACTTTTGGTCGCCACCGGCGCCTCGCAGTTCACCGTTTTGGAGCACTTGATCCAGCACGATGAGATCGATTGGTCGGTCGTCGATGGCTTCCATTTGGACGAATACGAAGGGATCTCGCCCGATCACCCCGCATCGTTCTGCAAATACTTGAAAGAGCGATTTGTCGACCGCGTCGGCCTTCGCAGCTTCCGTTTCCTGCGTGGCGATCAAGACATCGAAGCGACTGTCAGCGAAGCCGCAGCGGCGGTATCGGCGGCACCGATCGATGTCGCGATGGTTGGCATCGGCGAAAACGCTCACTTGGCGTTCAACGATCCGCCCGCCGATTTCGAAACCAACGATCCCTATCTGATCGTCGATCTCGATGAAGCTTGCCGGTTGCAACAGGTTGGCGAAGGCTGGTTCGATTCGCTCGAATCGGTTCCTAAGCGAGCGATCAGCATGTCGGTCAACCAGATCTTGAAGTCGAAGCGGATCGTTTGCAGCGTTCCCGATGAACGGAAGGCCAAGGCGGTTCAGGGATCGTTCGAAGGCGAAATCTGCCCCAAGACTCCTGCATCGATCTTGCAGCGCCATCCGCAAACGACGCTGTTGGTCGACGAACCAGCCGCTTCGCTGCTGTCGGCTGAATCGAAGGAGAAAGCGCGAAAGGTTCAGTCATGA
- a CDS encoding PH domain-containing protein: MADEWRYYRNGTEHGPVAGAELKRLAAQGGLQPSDTIWKPGMAAPVLASRLKSLFPPIDNTAQTSDVAPPFVPSPPQPPQLSPEANTAGSFSNANKFPFPSDEDRAGENPNSDLDTEPVTGSAPHFQTNAEWSSDKTERPRPHAPQTLPLSKIPPRFRDYIQNGETILYASNPSVSAKILSMIVASAVPGIPMLCTSMMLIASGAMVPGIVMTFISAFFMSLLAFIAYLNWKHRFYIITDSRTIVSQGIFNIAVKIIFNQNIQMIAVNTGVVDRWINLNSVQLSTSGSGGGIPIFAAFPGMSPGNVQLRWIADAPKVVGLIAP; the protein is encoded by the coding sequence ATGGCAGACGAGTGGCGATACTATCGTAACGGCACGGAGCATGGCCCCGTTGCAGGAGCCGAATTGAAGCGACTTGCTGCCCAAGGAGGTTTGCAGCCGAGCGACACGATCTGGAAGCCGGGTATGGCCGCGCCGGTGCTTGCGTCGCGTTTGAAATCGTTATTCCCGCCAATCGATAACACGGCCCAAACAAGCGATGTCGCGCCGCCATTCGTGCCATCCCCACCCCAACCTCCACAGCTTTCTCCAGAAGCGAACACCGCAGGTTCGTTTTCGAACGCGAACAAGTTTCCCTTCCCCAGTGACGAAGATCGTGCCGGTGAGAATCCTAACAGCGATCTAGATACCGAGCCCGTTACCGGCTCCGCACCGCATTTTCAGACCAATGCAGAATGGTCTAGTGATAAAACGGAGCGACCGCGGCCGCATGCCCCACAGACGCTCCCCTTAAGTAAAATACCGCCACGTTTTCGAGACTACATCCAGAATGGAGAGACGATACTTTACGCGAGCAATCCTTCCGTTAGTGCGAAGATATTAAGCATGATCGTTGCGAGCGCGGTCCCCGGCATCCCTATGCTGTGCACATCCATGATGTTGATAGCTTCTGGTGCAATGGTTCCAGGCATTGTTATGACCTTTATCTCCGCATTTTTCATGTCGCTCCTTGCGTTCATCGCCTACCTGAACTGGAAACACCGCTTCTACATCATCACAGACTCTCGAACGATTGTCTCGCAAGGCATTTTCAATATCGCGGTGAAGATCATCTTCAATCAGAACATTCAAATGATTGCAGTCAACACAGGCGTGGTCGATCGATGGATCAATCTGAACTCCGTTCAGCTTTCAACGTCCGGGTCCGGGGGCGGCATACCGATTTTTGCAGCCTTTCCGGGAATGTCCCCTGGCAACGTGCAGCTTCGCTGGATCGCCGATGCGCCCAAAGTGGTTGGACTTATCGCGCCGTAG
- the zwf gene encoding glucose-6-phosphate dehydrogenase → MPSTIVIFGASGDLTSRKLIPALFRLFQKKRLPEGTRIVGVSRSDFSDEQWRNQLGETTEKFLPASFTAEDWKQFCQHVYYRPGDITKADDFVALGKHLDELEGAACDRVYYLSTSPRLYESAITLMGQAGLADESAGSRRVIIEKPFGTDLASAEALNQSIHKSFHENQIYRIDHYLGKETVQNLFALRFANTIFEPLWNRNYIDHVQITVAEEVVIGRRGGYYDTSGILRDMFQNHLLQLMMITAMEAPARYDANLVRDEKVKVLHSVRPMSGSDFACNTLRGQYQGYLQEDGVPAGSQTATFAALKLYIDNWRWKGVPFYLRSGKAMSCRTTQIVIQFRSPPHLLFPSGKMRTPEANQLVIQVQPAEGLQMYFQSKVPDTEMKTRTSHFDFRFQDAGPDGMPDAYQRLLMDAVNGDASLFARSDEVELAWSIIDPIINAWGSAAAPDLHVYEPGLWGPTESSEWMQGQKRSWFDVCPVL, encoded by the coding sequence ATGCCCAGTACGATCGTAATCTTTGGTGCCTCGGGCGACTTGACGAGTCGCAAATTGATTCCCGCGTTATTTCGCTTGTTCCAAAAGAAACGACTGCCCGAGGGGACTCGAATCGTCGGCGTTTCGCGGAGCGATTTCAGCGACGAACAATGGCGCAACCAGCTCGGCGAAACGACTGAAAAATTCTTGCCCGCCAGCTTTACTGCCGAGGATTGGAAGCAGTTCTGCCAGCATGTTTATTATCGCCCGGGCGATATCACCAAAGCCGATGATTTTGTCGCATTGGGGAAGCACCTTGACGAGTTGGAAGGTGCGGCGTGCGACCGCGTTTATTATCTGTCCACCTCGCCGCGGCTGTATGAATCGGCGATCACGCTGATGGGACAAGCTGGCTTGGCCGACGAGAGCGCAGGCAGTCGCCGGGTGATCATCGAGAAGCCGTTTGGGACCGATCTGGCATCGGCCGAAGCGCTAAACCAATCGATTCACAAATCGTTCCACGAAAACCAAATCTATCGAATCGATCACTATCTGGGCAAAGAGACCGTTCAGAATCTGTTTGCATTGCGTTTTGCGAACACGATCTTTGAACCACTTTGGAACCGCAACTACATCGACCACGTGCAGATCACCGTGGCTGAAGAGGTGGTGATTGGCCGTCGCGGGGGATACTACGATACGTCGGGCATTTTGCGCGACATGTTTCAGAATCACTTGCTGCAGTTGATGATGATCACCGCGATGGAGGCACCGGCGCGTTACGACGCCAACCTGGTCCGCGATGAAAAGGTCAAGGTGCTGCACAGCGTGCGACCGATGTCGGGGAGCGATTTCGCCTGCAACACGCTTCGCGGACAATATCAGGGCTACCTGCAAGAGGATGGCGTCCCGGCGGGCAGCCAAACGGCGACCTTCGCCGCATTGAAGCTGTACATCGACAACTGGCGTTGGAAGGGCGTGCCGTTTTATCTGCGCAGCGGCAAAGCGATGTCCTGTCGCACGACGCAGATCGTGATCCAATTCCGTTCGCCTCCCCATTTGCTGTTCCCATCGGGGAAGATGCGGACGCCCGAAGCGAATCAATTGGTGATCCAGGTCCAACCGGCCGAAGGACTGCAGATGTACTTCCAGTCCAAGGTACCCGACACCGAGATGAAGACCCGCACCAGCCACTTCGATTTCCGCTTCCAGGACGCTGGTCCCGACGGAATGCCCGACGCCTACCAACGTCTGTTGATGGATGCTGTTAACGGCGATGCGAGCTTGTTTGCACGCAGCGACGAGGTCGAATTGGCGTGGAGCATCATCGATCCGATCATCAATGCGTGGGGCAGCGCCGCCGCTCCCGACCTTCACGTCTACGAACCCGGACTGTGGGGCCCGACGGAGTCGTCCGAATGGATGCAGGGTCAAAAACGCAGCTGGTTTGATGTCTGCCCGGTGCTTTAA
- the upp gene encoding uracil phosphoribosyltransferase: MGRLNQLSHPLVAHHLATMRDEKTSPAEFRATVSRLAMLLGVYATEDLPTAATTVRTPLADCPSQTLAVRVGLVPILRAGLGLVEPLHQLIPDAEVWHLGMYRNEETAEPVSYYDKLPSRDAVDVALVLDPMLATGGSIRSAVERLIRWGVPDIRVLSVIAARPGLERVQAEFPDVSIFVCAVDPSLNDQQFIVPGLGDAGDRIFNTVD; this comes from the coding sequence ATGGGGCGTTTGAATCAGTTGAGCCATCCTCTTGTGGCTCATCATTTGGCCACAATGCGGGACGAGAAGACCAGTCCCGCCGAATTCCGAGCGACGGTCAGTCGGCTTGCAATGTTGTTGGGAGTCTACGCTACCGAGGATCTGCCGACGGCGGCCACGACGGTCAGGACTCCGTTGGCCGATTGCCCTTCGCAAACGCTAGCCGTTCGCGTGGGGCTGGTTCCAATCTTGCGAGCCGGACTGGGATTGGTCGAACCGCTGCACCAATTGATTCCCGATGCAGAGGTTTGGCATTTGGGGATGTATCGCAACGAGGAGACGGCCGAGCCGGTCTCGTATTACGACAAACTGCCCAGCCGCGACGCGGTCGATGTGGCGCTGGTGTTGGACCCGATGTTGGCGACTGGCGGATCGATCCGCAGCGCCGTCGAGCGGTTGATCCGCTGGGGCGTCCCCGATATTCGCGTCTTGAGCGTGATCGCGGCCCGCCCAGGGCTGGAACGCGTGCAGGCGGAATTCCCCGACGTCTCGATCTTCGTCTGCGCCGTCGACCCATCGCTGAACGACCAGCAGTTTATCGTCCCCGGCTTGGGAGACGCCGGCGACCGGATTTTTAATACGGTCGATTGA
- a CDS encoding response regulator, which yields MTHRFVQPCPTCGRKLEIGIELLGRAVACQHCLAEFTAADPTSTQSILDDDSALLARVDQALQRADNLLTTNNNADANLTAN from the coding sequence ATGACTCATCGTTTTGTTCAGCCGTGCCCAACTTGCGGTCGCAAGTTGGAGATCGGTATCGAGCTGCTCGGCCGGGCTGTCGCCTGCCAACACTGCCTCGCGGAATTCACCGCCGCCGATCCCACCAGCACACAGTCGATTTTGGATGACGACAGTGCTCTGCTGGCACGTGTGGATCAAGCGCTCCAACGCGCCGATAACCTACTGACCACAAACAACAACGCGGATGCTAATCTTACCGCGAACTAG
- a CDS encoding peptidylprolyl isomerase: MIHCRVRLLSLLLACLCGLTATGQSQPESGAIAWIGDDPVLASEIDLLVHRRGLAATDLNANPTLRSAIANVLVRRHLALAALRDQSGKAGAAIIDDAIQAWQQQVLASGKTLEEFAAQQQSDVAALQAEVAWLSLWNDYLRVRLNDANLQRFFETRSSLYDGTQVDVSQIFLSDPAQLEALEKIADRIRSDEITFADAAAEHSQAGSADDGGRIGWIGADGDLPAVVAEAALMADPNTLLPIVRSGLGLHLVYVHVKRNEERSFADLTDHRRLRRDAADFLFEHLVDRGQALHDVRWQEGQSERPLGR, translated from the coding sequence ATGATCCATTGCCGCGTTCGATTGTTGTCGTTGCTACTGGCTTGTCTGTGCGGGCTGACCGCGACGGGACAAAGCCAACCGGAGAGCGGTGCGATCGCCTGGATCGGTGACGATCCGGTGTTGGCTAGCGAGATCGATCTGCTGGTTCATCGCCGTGGTTTGGCGGCCACCGATCTGAATGCCAATCCCACGCTCCGCTCGGCGATCGCCAACGTTTTGGTCCGGCGGCATCTGGCCCTTGCGGCGCTGCGGGATCAGTCGGGCAAAGCGGGAGCGGCGATCATCGACGATGCGATCCAAGCGTGGCAGCAGCAGGTGTTGGCGAGTGGCAAGACGCTGGAAGAATTTGCAGCCCAACAGCAGAGCGATGTCGCAGCGCTGCAGGCCGAGGTCGCTTGGTTGAGTCTATGGAACGATTACCTGCGCGTTCGCTTGAACGATGCGAATCTGCAGCGGTTCTTCGAGACGCGGTCCTCGCTTTACGATGGGACGCAGGTCGACGTCTCGCAGATCTTCCTGAGCGATCCGGCACAGCTGGAGGCTTTGGAAAAGATCGCCGATCGGATTCGCAGCGACGAGATCACGTTTGCCGATGCGGCAGCCGAGCACTCGCAAGCCGGTAGCGCCGACGATGGTGGACGGATCGGTTGGATTGGGGCCGATGGCGACCTGCCAGCAGTGGTTGCCGAAGCGGCGCTGATGGCGGACCCTAATACGTTGCTGCCGATCGTTCGATCGGGGCTTGGGCTGCACCTGGTTTACGTCCACGTAAAGCGGAACGAAGAACGGAGCTTTGCCGATTTGACCGACCATCGGCGGCTGCGTCGCGACGCGGCTGATTTCTTGTTCGAGCATCTGGTGGATCGCGGGCAAGCGTTGCACGACGTCCGTTGGCAAGAGGGCCAATCGGAACGACCTCTAGGGCGCTGA
- a CDS encoding type IV pilus twitching motility protein PilT: protein MMARLKSSLLQEKKELPVDKIFRALVKLEGSDLHLKVGQPPMVRVGGELKPLNRGPIDTEEMVDLLLPMMDQRNLMIFEEEGGADFSYQCEVDGVRWRFRINMLKSLGNMGLVARRISNFIPDFRGLFLPESIEKLCHYEQGMVLLAGVTGSGKSTTIGSMLNYINSIYRKHILTLEDPIEFIFTEDKSLINQREIGQDVVDFSVGMKHAVREDPDIILVGELRDEETFMTAIHAAETGHLVFGTIHAASASTCIGRILDLFPESLHGAIRSAIAFNMKGIVAQKLLRSIKPGVSRVPTCEVMTFTPMITKLILEGHDSKLPDAIRIGAEDGMQDFTMSLKQLIDDELIDRPTAFAVAPNKDALKMALKGIDVKAPGII, encoded by the coding sequence ATGATGGCTCGGTTGAAATCGAGCCTGCTGCAAGAGAAAAAAGAGCTGCCGGTCGACAAGATCTTCCGCGCCTTGGTCAAGCTGGAAGGCTCCGATCTTCACTTGAAAGTCGGCCAACCGCCGATGGTCCGCGTCGGTGGCGAACTGAAGCCGCTGAATCGTGGCCCGATCGACACCGAAGAGATGGTCGATCTGTTGCTGCCGATGATGGATCAACGCAATCTGATGATCTTCGAAGAGGAGGGCGGGGCCGACTTTTCGTATCAATGCGAAGTCGATGGCGTTCGCTGGCGATTCCGTATCAACATGCTCAAATCGCTCGGCAACATGGGCCTTGTCGCGCGGCGAATCAGCAATTTCATCCCCGACTTTCGCGGGCTCTTCCTCCCCGAATCGATCGAAAAATTGTGCCACTACGAACAGGGCATGGTGCTGTTGGCGGGAGTCACCGGTTCGGGAAAAAGTACGACGATCGGTTCGATGCTGAACTACATCAACAGCATCTATCGCAAGCACATCCTAACGCTCGAAGATCCGATCGAGTTTATCTTCACCGAGGATAAGAGTCTGATCAACCAGCGGGAGATCGGCCAGGACGTCGTCGACTTTAGCGTCGGCATGAAACACGCGGTGCGTGAAGATCCCGACATCATCCTGGTCGGTGAGCTTCGCGACGAAGAGACCTTTATGACGGCGATCCACGCCGCAGAGACCGGTCACTTGGTCTTCGGAACGATTCACGCGGCGAGTGCGTCGACCTGCATCGGTCGTATTCTCGACCTCTTCCCCGAATCGTTGCACGGCGCGATCCGTTCGGCGATCGCCTTTAATATGAAGGGGATCGTCGCCCAGAAATTGCTCCGCAGCATCAAACCAGGCGTCTCCCGTGTGCCGACCTGCGAAGTCATGACCTTCACGCCGATGATCACCAAATTGATCCTCGAAGGGCACGACAGCAAGCTGCCCGATGCGATTCGGATCGGTGCCGAGGATGGCATGCAGGACTTTACGATGAGTCTGAAGCAGTTGATCGACGACGAATTGATCGACCGCCCAACCGCCTTCGCCGTCGCTCCCAACAAAGACGCCCTCAAGATGGCGCTCAAGGGAATCGACGTCAAAGCCCCCGGCATCATCTGA
- a CDS encoding N-acetylglucosamine-6-phosphate deacetylase: protein MSDSESLPKFFDLQVNGFFGADFNDASLSESQLDAAVTRLQQDNVSGILATVITDSNEAMLARVRRIVELRKLLPAAAAMIPGLHIEGPFISPVTGYIGAHPAAHARQCEQGFMEELLAAGEGLIRLVTIAPEQDPGGKLTRWLVDQNVVVAAGHCDPSVEQLATTIDQGLSMFTHLGNGCPQLMHRHDNIIQRVLSMSDRLVVCMIADGFHVPLVALQNYIRCIPPENLVFTTDCIAAAGLGAGVYTLAGQQIRVEAGMPPTSADGSHFVGSSAQMPDMYRRLRYELGISQKQLEYSMFELPRRATGCA from the coding sequence ATGAGCGACAGCGAATCGCTACCGAAGTTCTTCGACCTGCAGGTCAACGGCTTTTTTGGTGCCGACTTCAACGACGCATCGCTCTCCGAATCGCAGCTAGATGCCGCCGTAACGCGGCTGCAGCAGGACAACGTTTCGGGGATCTTGGCGACGGTGATCACCGATTCCAACGAAGCGATGTTGGCTCGCGTGCGGCGAATCGTCGAGTTGCGGAAACTGTTGCCAGCGGCGGCGGCGATGATTCCGGGGCTGCACATCGAAGGCCCGTTCATCAGTCCGGTCACCGGATATATCGGGGCTCACCCAGCGGCTCACGCCCGGCAGTGCGAACAAGGCTTCATGGAAGAGTTGTTGGCGGCTGGCGAAGGACTGATCCGGTTGGTCACGATTGCACCGGAACAAGATCCCGGCGGCAAGCTGACGCGCTGGTTGGTCGATCAGAACGTGGTCGTCGCCGCGGGGCATTGCGATCCGAGCGTGGAGCAATTGGCCACGACGATCGATCAGGGCTTGAGCATGTTCACGCATCTTGGCAATGGTTGCCCGCAACTGATGCATCGGCACGACAACATCATCCAACGCGTGCTGTCGATGTCCGATCGGTTGGTCGTTTGCATGATCGCCGACGGGTTTCATGTTCCGTTGGTGGCGCTGCAGAACTACATCCGCTGCATCCCGCCAGAGAATCTCGTCTTCACGACCGACTGCATCGCAGCAGCCGGTTTGGGAGCGGGAGTCTATACGCTGGCCGGGCAACAGATCCGCGTCGAAGCGGGGATGCCACCAACCTCCGCCGACGGATCGCACTTCGTCGGTTCGTCAGCTCAGATGCCCGACATGTATCGCCGGCTGCGCTATGAGTTGGGGATCAGCCAGAAGCAGTTGGAGTATTCGATGTTCGAACTGCCCCGCCGAGCGACGGGCTGTGCATAG